In Candidatus Omnitrophota bacterium, the DNA window GCCGGACCTGTCGCAGACTTCAAGAGCCCTCCGAAAGTTGTACCCGATCCGGAACGCAGGTCACTTTTGAGAACGGAGTGGATGAAAGAATTTTTTACAACATCTTCTAATCCGATCGGTCACGGTTTCAACTTGACCGATGCTAACAAGGGCTTTGCCTGTTATAGCTTCGTACCTAAGTCGACTATACCGATCAAGATTATCGTGCTCGACGATACCCAGAGGGAAGATGATGGTTCTGCCGATGTCCATGGGCATGGCTTTCTTGATCAGATGCGTTGGGACTGGCTTAAAAAAGAACTTGCGGATGGTGATATTGCCGGTCAGCTCATGATCATCGCTGCGCACATACCGATAGGCGTTGAAGTGACTGCACCTACGTCCGAGATGGGCTGGTGGACTGATCCTAAAAATGCTGTAACCCTGCCGGACCTGATCACTGAACTTCAAAGCCATCCGAATCTGATCATGTGGATCTCGGGACACCGTCATATCAATACCGTTAAAGCATTCATATCACCTGATCCAGCCAACGTTCCTGAAAAAGGCTTCTGGCAGGTTGAAACTTCATCGTTAAGAGATTTCCCTCAACAATTCCGGACTTTTGAGATCTACCTCAACAGCGACTATACAATTTCAATCGTTACGACCGACGTTGATCCGGCAGTTAAAGACGGGTCGCTGGCTGCGACATCGCGTTCATATGCGCTTGCGGCAGAGCAGATAGTCGGTGCTGATATGTATGATTTTAATCCAACTAATGATCCAACCATAAAACCAATGCCTACTGGTTCATACAAT includes these proteins:
- a CDS encoding TIGR03768 family metallophosphoesterase, which encodes AGLDKTILWYQTLGNHDHFWIGSFPVDDGPRKDLRQSYISDTVLAMGDPLVNPANITKSDYYMGILDGSTPYGDIKYAGPVADFKSPPKVVPDPERRSLLRTEWMKEFFTTSSNPIGHGFNLTDANKGFACYSFVPKSTIPIKIIVLDDTQREDDGSADVHGHGFLDQMRWDWLKKELADGDIAGQLMIIAAHIPIGVEVTAPTSEMGWWTDPKNAVTLPDLITELQSHPNLIMWISGHRHINTVKAFISPDPANVPEKGFWQVETSSLRDFPQQFRTFEIYLNSDYTISIVTTDVDPAVKDGSLAATSRSYALAAEQIVGADMYDFNPTNDPTIKPMPTGSYNAELIKQLSPEMRTKLAKLSRSE